Proteins co-encoded in one Marinomonas sp. IMCC 4694 genomic window:
- the efp gene encoding elongation factor P — MANISTSDMRSGSKVMVDGDPCAIIDNEHVKPGKGQAFNRIKLRNLKTGRVWERTFKSGDTLETADVMDTDMEYLYTDGEFWHFMAVDGSFEQHAADETAVGDTIKWLKEQEKYVITLYNGAPLAVTPPNFIELEVKDTDPGVKGDTANGGSKPAFLVTGAMVRVPLFINIGEVLRVDTRNGEYVSRATGK; from the coding sequence ATGGCTAATATTTCTACCAGCGACATGCGCAGCGGCTCCAAAGTTATGGTCGACGGCGATCCATGTGCGATCATCGACAACGAACACGTCAAACCGGGCAAAGGCCAAGCGTTTAACCGCATTAAATTGCGTAACTTGAAAACCGGTCGTGTTTGGGAGCGTACTTTTAAATCGGGCGATACTCTAGAAACCGCTGACGTAATGGACACCGATATGGAGTACTTGTACACCGACGGTGAGTTCTGGCATTTCATGGCTGTAGATGGCTCTTTTGAGCAACATGCTGCTGACGAAACCGCTGTGGGTGACACGATTAAGTGGCTTAAAGAGCAAGAAAAATACGTCATTACCCTGTATAACGGTGCGCCATTGGCGGTAACACCGCCTAACTTCATCGAACTTGAAGTAAAAGACACAGACCCAGGTGTAAAAGGCGACACGGCAAACGGCGGTTCCAAACCTGCGTTTTTGGTTACCGGCGCTATGGTGCGTGTGCCTCTGTTTATTAACATCGGTGAAGTTTTGCGTGTCGATACGCGTAACGGTGAATACGTGTCCCGTGCGACGGGCAAGTAA
- the epmB gene encoding EF-P beta-lysylation protein EpmB, which produces MIPIQTKLNPHWQQHLSQAITSLPELIDHLGLPASLAHQGTEAHRSFKLLVPKPYLSRIEQGNPNDPLLLQILPSAAEMQTVAGYSKDPLEEANHTPQKAIVHKYKRRLLVITTGTCAVNCRYCFRRHFPYGDNQLAQAEWQSVIDYLENHPEINEVILSGGDPLMMKDALLADKIRKLDALPQIKRLRIHSRLPVVIPARVCDDMLNWVRASRLDIVMVWHINHANEVDAELTHAAQRLTQAGVTLLNQAVLLKGINDSVEAQVNLSEAVFRAGLLPYYLFTLDPVEGAAHFDIPIEDAQRLMGKVAAELPGYLVPRLAKEIPGKSAKSVFAPLL; this is translated from the coding sequence GTGATCCCTATTCAAACAAAGCTCAATCCACACTGGCAACAGCATCTTTCACAGGCCATCACCTCCTTGCCCGAGCTGATCGACCACCTTGGTTTGCCTGCGTCTCTTGCTCATCAAGGTACAGAAGCGCACCGGAGTTTCAAATTGTTGGTGCCAAAACCCTATTTATCGCGCATTGAACAGGGCAACCCTAACGACCCTTTGCTGCTGCAAATTTTACCCAGCGCCGCGGAAATGCAAACGGTTGCCGGCTATTCCAAAGACCCACTAGAAGAAGCCAACCACACCCCACAAAAAGCCATTGTGCACAAATACAAGCGCCGCCTATTGGTGATTACCACCGGCACCTGTGCGGTGAATTGCCGTTACTGTTTTCGTCGCCACTTCCCTTATGGTGACAACCAACTGGCGCAAGCAGAATGGCAATCCGTTATCGATTACCTAGAAAACCACCCAGAGATCAACGAAGTGATTTTAAGCGGCGGCGATCCCTTGATGATGAAAGACGCCTTATTGGCCGACAAAATCCGCAAACTCGACGCCTTACCGCAAATCAAACGTCTGCGTATTCACTCCCGTTTACCGGTGGTGATTCCGGCGCGAGTCTGTGATGACATGCTTAATTGGGTACGCGCTAGCCGCCTCGACATCGTCATGGTGTGGCACATTAACCACGCCAACGAAGTAGACGCCGAACTGACGCACGCCGCACAACGGCTCACACAGGCCGGCGTAACTTTGCTTAATCAAGCGGTGTTGCTAAAGGGTATTAACGATTCGGTAGAGGCTCAAGTCAATCTCAGTGAAGCGGTGTTTCGTGCCGGCTTATTGCCTTATTACCTATTTACGCTCGACCCAGTGGAAGGGGCCGCGCACTTTGATATTCCCATTGAAGACGCGCAACGCTTAATGGGAAAAGTCGCCGCAGAATTACCAGGCTACTTAGTACCAAGGCTAGCAAAGGAAATCCCCGGCAAATCGGCCAAGAGCGTGTTTGCTCCCTTACTTTAA
- a CDS encoding ribonuclease J, translating into MNMNLYGHDGQWLMVDCGVSFNEPLTPGEFSTSEVVCADPRFISEQKERLAGIVITHAHEDHVGALPFLWRRFKCPVYTTAFTAEVLRRKLVQVGLVDQVPIIEVAENESKKIGVFTVKWLALTHSVPEPFAMTIDTSAGRIFHTGDWKIDKQPMLGKSFSPAAFKALAKENVLAMVCDSTNALKEGFSPSEYDCYQGLLKTIQSEKNRVVVGCFSSNVARLVALGRVAQETGRYLALIGRSLTNMVSAARVTGHWPDDLPIIDASHLGYLPREEVLAVVTGSQGEPRATLNRLAADNCFDLSLEADDLVIFSAMRIPGNEQAIDRLATQFKGRKIRTLQAHDTDLTIHVSGHPCREELKQLYTWVQPQWAIPVHGEPKHLDANADVAKLSHVPGQLVGRNGDLYQLAPTVSVRRQQVKVGRIALLR; encoded by the coding sequence ATGAACATGAATTTGTATGGGCACGACGGCCAATGGTTGATGGTGGATTGCGGTGTATCGTTTAATGAGCCGCTGACGCCAGGCGAATTCAGCACGTCGGAAGTGGTGTGTGCCGATCCGCGTTTTATCAGCGAGCAAAAAGAGCGTTTGGCCGGCATCGTGATCACTCATGCTCACGAAGACCATGTAGGCGCGCTGCCGTTTTTGTGGCGTCGTTTCAAGTGCCCTGTCTATACCACGGCGTTTACCGCTGAAGTGCTGCGTCGAAAATTGGTGCAAGTGGGTTTGGTCGATCAAGTTCCCATTATTGAAGTCGCTGAAAACGAAAGTAAAAAGATTGGTGTCTTTACTGTGAAGTGGCTTGCTCTGACGCACTCTGTGCCTGAGCCGTTTGCGATGACCATTGATACCTCAGCGGGCCGTATTTTTCATACCGGAGATTGGAAGATCGACAAGCAGCCGATGCTGGGCAAAAGCTTTTCGCCGGCGGCGTTTAAAGCCCTCGCTAAAGAGAATGTTTTGGCCATGGTGTGCGATTCGACCAATGCGTTAAAAGAGGGTTTTTCACCTTCCGAGTACGATTGCTATCAAGGCCTATTGAAAACCATCCAATCTGAAAAGAATCGAGTTGTGGTTGGCTGTTTCAGTAGCAACGTAGCGCGACTCGTCGCGTTGGGGCGAGTGGCCCAAGAAACGGGGCGTTACTTGGCGCTGATTGGCCGTTCGTTAACCAATATGGTCAGTGCGGCCAGAGTAACCGGCCATTGGCCAGACGATTTACCCATCATCGATGCGTCACATCTTGGCTATTTGCCTCGCGAGGAGGTGCTGGCGGTGGTGACTGGCAGCCAAGGCGAGCCTAGAGCGACGCTGAATCGACTCGCGGCAGACAATTGTTTTGATTTAAGCCTCGAAGCGGACGATTTGGTTATTTTCAGTGCCATGCGTATCCCGGGTAACGAACAGGCCATCGACCGTTTGGCGACGCAATTCAAGGGCCGTAAAATCCGTACGTTACAGGCCCACGACACGGATTTAACCATTCATGTGAGTGGTCACCCTTGCCGGGAAGAATTGAAGCAGCTTTATACCTGGGTGCAACCGCAATGGGCGATTCCCGTTCATGGGGAGCCTAAGCACCTAGATGCGAATGCTGATGTGGCCAAGCTCAGCCACGTGCCTGGCCAATTGGTCGGTCGCAATGGCGATCTGTATCAGCTCGCGCCCACGGTCAGCGTACGTCGCCAGCAGGTCAAAGTGGGGCGGATTGCGCTGTTGCGTTAG
- a CDS encoding DUF4870 family protein, which yields MSGFEPDHRVNSLTAREENAKSNVVIAYVFMLLGIFTGVFWLIGAIWAMVKISDARGTYFEDHYVNIISTFWWGIFLTVVGLVLALFFIGYFVLLGVWIWSIFRMVKGIARATSNQSYRPMFNPFS from the coding sequence ATGTCAGGGTTTGAGCCAGATCACCGTGTTAACTCGTTAACTGCTCGTGAAGAAAATGCAAAAAGCAATGTGGTCATTGCGTATGTGTTTATGTTGCTGGGGATTTTTACTGGCGTATTTTGGTTGATTGGGGCCATTTGGGCGATGGTAAAAATCAGCGATGCCCGTGGTACCTATTTTGAAGATCATTATGTGAATATCATCAGCACTTTCTGGTGGGGGATTTTTTTAACGGTGGTGGGCTTGGTGCTGGCGCTGTTTTTTATTGGTTATTTTGTGTTGTTGGGCGTGTGGATTTGGTCGATCTTTCGCATGGTCAAAGGCATCGCTCGGGCCACATCGAACCAGTCATACCGGCCGATGTTTAACCCGTTTTCATGA
- a CDS encoding NYN domain-containing protein, with product MKTVTILVDVQNVYYTTRDAFGRSFDYNRFWQQATEGRQLVKAIAYAIDRGDEKQRQFQNILRAIGFEVKLKPFIQRSDGSAKGDWDVGIAIDGIEYGKDSDVLVLVSGDGDFDILAKTLRAKYQTQVEVYGVESLTAHSLIHSADTFTTIDNKLLLK from the coding sequence ATGAAAACCGTGACCATTCTTGTTGATGTTCAAAACGTGTATTACACCACAAGAGACGCGTTTGGGCGCTCTTTTGATTATAACCGATTTTGGCAACAAGCCACCGAAGGCCGTCAACTCGTCAAGGCCATTGCCTATGCCATCGACCGAGGAGATGAGAAACAACGCCAGTTTCAAAACATTTTACGAGCCATTGGGTTTGAAGTGAAATTAAAGCCCTTCATTCAACGCTCTGATGGCTCAGCAAAGGGAGATTGGGATGTAGGCATCGCCATCGATGGCATTGAGTATGGCAAAGACAGTGATGTATTGGTGTTGGTTTCAGGTGATGGCGACTTTGATATTTTAGCCAAAACATTAAGAGCAAAGTATCAAACCCAAGTAGAAGTTTACGGAGTAGAAAGTTTAACCGCACACTCTTTGATACACTCCGCTGACACTTTCACAACCATTGATAACAAATTGTTACTAAAATAA
- a CDS encoding GGDEF domain-containing protein, with protein MINQKHPHLLETRLSLHKWLSLITGIIILFFCAFNVILLGQKSIGIIDAFFGLLNLYFFYQARQNRVKNWHSYLLIASLTTTIFYTFYVADLRAGSAYWLLFLPPLYCLLAGSKRGLVLTVLLSFPAIFLLYVKSDSDHHIAQRSVVNFTLTYFLSYIVCYLYENQHITRDQTLQKMAFQDPLTGAKNRHALKMLFDNIHKKTAITSQQESTPPSKTHLLIVDIDYFKRVNDKFGHDVGDTVLIEITQRLMDHVGDDQVYRIGGEEFLIILKQHSSTQAFHVAENIRQKIEASAFYIQQHEINITVSIGIAQLKADQSFQAFLQVADHNLYSAKRKGRNVVHYGSMNIVGNAKAV; from the coding sequence ATGATAAATCAAAAACACCCTCACTTATTAGAAACTAGGCTGTCACTTCATAAGTGGCTGAGCCTGATAACGGGCATTATCATTCTATTTTTTTGCGCCTTCAACGTCATTTTACTAGGACAGAAATCAATCGGCATCATCGATGCTTTTTTTGGCCTATTGAATCTGTATTTTTTTTATCAAGCACGCCAGAACAGAGTAAAAAACTGGCACAGTTATCTTTTAATTGCCTCTTTGACGACCACTATTTTTTATACATTTTACGTCGCCGATCTCAGAGCAGGCTCGGCCTACTGGCTGCTGTTCTTGCCGCCGCTGTATTGCTTACTGGCCGGGTCTAAACGTGGCCTTGTGCTCACTGTGCTTCTTTCGTTTCCTGCTATTTTTTTGCTGTATGTAAAATCAGACAGCGACCACCACATCGCCCAGCGATCTGTAGTTAACTTTACACTGACCTACTTTTTGTCTTATATAGTCTGTTATTTGTACGAAAATCAGCACATAACAAGAGATCAAACGTTACAAAAAATGGCCTTCCAAGACCCTCTGACGGGCGCCAAGAATCGCCACGCCTTAAAAATGCTGTTTGACAACATCCATAAAAAAACGGCCATCACGTCACAGCAAGAATCCACACCCCCATCGAAAACGCATCTTCTTATTGTTGATATTGACTACTTTAAGCGGGTCAATGACAAATTCGGGCACGATGTTGGCGACACAGTACTGATCGAAATCACTCAACGTCTCATGGATCACGTTGGGGACGATCAGGTATACCGAATTGGTGGTGAGGAATTTCTGATCATTCTCAAACAGCACTCATCTACCCAAGCCTTCCATGTGGCTGAAAACATTCGACAAAAAATAGAAGCTTCTGCGTTCTATATACAGCAGCACGAAATTAACATCACGGTGAGCATTGGTATTGCACAATTAAAGGCCGACCAATCGTTTCAAGCGTTTTTACAAGTCGCTGACCACAACCTGTATTCTGCAAAACGCAAAGGTCGAAATGTTGTTCACTACGGCTCAATGAATATCGTGGGGAACGCTAAGGCGGTTTAA
- a CDS encoding VF530 family DNA-binding protein: MSETQANNPLHGVKLEKIVTDLVAHYGWEELSIRININCFKSDPTVKSSLKFLRKTPWARDKVEALFLDTFSQS, encoded by the coding sequence ATGAGCGAGACGCAAGCTAATAATCCATTGCATGGAGTGAAACTGGAGAAAATTGTCACCGATTTGGTGGCGCATTACGGTTGGGAAGAATTGTCTATTCGCATCAATATTAATTGCTTTAAAAGTGATCCGACGGTCAAGTCAAGCCTGAAGTTTTTACGTAAAACGCCTTGGGCAAGGGATAAGGTCGAAGCGTTATTTTTAGACACTTTTTCTCAGTCTTAA
- a CDS encoding HlyU family transcriptional regulator, giving the protein MGILSGLKGLFSGAERAPEKPEDTVEYKGFSIIPAPIKEGGQFRVAATVTQGEGAEQQTHTFIRSDLMPNRDECIEITLRKAKLTIDQMGSHIFK; this is encoded by the coding sequence ATGGGCATTTTATCTGGCCTTAAAGGGCTTTTTTCTGGCGCCGAACGTGCACCAGAAAAACCAGAAGACACCGTGGAATACAAAGGATTTTCTATTATCCCCGCCCCCATAAAGGAAGGTGGTCAATTTCGCGTGGCCGCGACGGTCACCCAAGGAGAAGGTGCAGAGCAACAAACACATACATTCATCCGCTCAGACCTGATGCCAAACCGTGACGAATGCATTGAAATAACGTTACGAAAAGCCAAGCTAACCATCGACCAAATGGGCAGCCATATTTTCAAGTAA
- a CDS encoding alpha/beta hydrolase: MSAPIGQHWNQLNDSEDLLGALYRARTFAFLGPKTQVQTTLISHIGNPNAPKSLLYVHGYTDYFFQTELAEHFVSLGYRFYALDLQGYGRSIRPTTPPNWCDSIEQYGQDIDIALATMKQDGVDEVVILGHSTGGLIVSTYLAQPYALPERESHYKKAFPTVRGLILNSPFLALPFPPALLNRISWPIRTLVTLLPFSYLRAKKITTYAKTLHTKFGGEWDYRLDWKPAEGFNLSFHWLREVIHAQRNLANQRLSLPTLLCRSDISTIGKDSVEETQQGDGVLDVNSMQEATEKTFQNLTCVSISQGFHDLSLSHQPARHAYFSAMTDWLSTLATHDPVK, from the coding sequence ATGAGCGCCCCCATAGGACAACATTGGAATCAACTAAATGACAGTGAAGACCTATTGGGGGCACTATATCGAGCCCGAACCTTTGCTTTTTTAGGACCAAAGACCCAAGTACAAACAACGCTGATAAGCCACATTGGCAACCCCAATGCGCCCAAAAGCCTCTTATATGTTCACGGTTACACCGATTATTTTTTCCAGACAGAGTTGGCCGAGCATTTCGTTTCGCTTGGTTATCGTTTTTACGCCTTGGATTTACAAGGCTACGGGCGCTCTATTCGTCCAACCACACCGCCAAATTGGTGTGATTCAATCGAACAATATGGCCAAGACATAGACATCGCTCTCGCCACCATGAAACAAGACGGCGTTGACGAAGTGGTTATTCTCGGACACTCAACCGGCGGCTTAATCGTGTCCACCTACCTGGCTCAACCTTACGCACTGCCAGAGCGAGAAAGCCATTACAAAAAAGCATTTCCCACTGTACGAGGGCTCATATTAAACAGTCCTTTTTTAGCTTTACCTTTTCCGCCGGCGCTTCTAAATAGAATCAGTTGGCCGATTAGAACCCTGGTCACCTTGCTGCCTTTTTCGTATTTGCGTGCGAAAAAAATCACCACTTACGCTAAAACATTGCACACAAAGTTTGGCGGTGAGTGGGATTACCGCCTAGATTGGAAGCCTGCAGAAGGCTTTAATTTATCGTTTCATTGGCTTAGAGAAGTCATTCATGCTCAGCGTAATTTGGCGAATCAACGCCTTAGCCTACCCACCTTGCTATGCCGCTCTGACATCAGCACGATAGGTAAAGATAGCGTTGAAGAAACCCAACAAGGCGACGGCGTGTTAGACGTAAACAGCATGCAGGAAGCGACTGAAAAAACCTTCCAAAACCTCACTTGCGTAAGTATTTCACAAGGCTTTCACGATTTGAGCTTATCTCATCAACCGGCACGCCATGCGTATTTTAGCGCCATGACCGACTGGTTAAGCACCTTGGCGACGCATGACCCAGTCAAGTAG
- a CDS encoding SDR family NAD(P)-dependent oxidoreductase yields the protein MRYSILITGCSTGIGFEAAKMLQERDFLVVASCRKAADVDDLKAKGIKHVVQLDLADSASIAKGLEDTLAITNGELFALFNNGAYGQPGAVEDLPIEALRAQFEGNFFGTHELTKKVLKVMLAQGYGRIVSNSSVLGLVAAPYRGAYNASKFALEGLIDTLRLELADTPITVSLIEPGPIESRFRANALLALNAHIDTTNSRHQAGYKEAIARLSTEGATSSQTLPASAVVKKLIHALESTRPRAHYYVTLPTYAAVVMKRVLPTCLLDWVMRRQGA from the coding sequence ATGCGATATTCTATTTTAATAACAGGCTGTTCCACTGGTATTGGATTTGAGGCGGCAAAAATGCTGCAGGAACGTGATTTTTTAGTCGTGGCAAGCTGTCGTAAAGCGGCCGATGTGGACGATTTAAAAGCAAAGGGGATTAAACACGTTGTGCAATTGGATTTGGCGGATTCCGCGTCTATTGCGAAGGGGCTAGAAGACACCTTGGCGATCACCAATGGTGAGTTGTTTGCGCTGTTTAATAATGGGGCTTATGGGCAGCCGGGTGCGGTTGAGGATTTACCCATCGAGGCATTAAGGGCGCAATTCGAGGGTAATTTTTTTGGTACTCATGAGTTAACCAAAAAAGTATTAAAGGTGATGTTGGCACAAGGGTATGGGCGAATTGTCAGCAACAGTTCTGTTCTGGGGCTGGTGGCGGCGCCGTATCGTGGGGCGTACAACGCGAGTAAATTTGCTTTAGAAGGTTTGATCGATACCCTGCGTTTAGAGTTGGCTGATACGCCCATTACAGTGAGCTTGATCGAGCCCGGCCCGATCGAAAGCCGATTTAGAGCCAACGCCTTGTTGGCGCTCAATGCTCATATCGATACCACGAACAGCCGTCATCAAGCGGGTTATAAAGAAGCGATAGCGCGTTTGAGCACAGAAGGCGCCACGTCATCGCAAACCTTACCGGCCAGTGCGGTGGTGAAAAAGTTGATTCACGCGTTGGAATCCACACGTCCGCGGGCGCATTATTATGTGACGCTGCCTACCTATGCAGCGGTCGTCATGAAGCGCGTATTGCCTACGTGTCTACTTGACTGGGTCATGCGTCGCCAAGGTGCTTAA
- a CDS encoding MBL fold metallo-hydrolase has product MTTNHTTQPNVAAFFDKDSNTFSYVVKDPTSSSCAIVDSVLDFDYASGGTFNKSADEIVTYVTDHKLSVEWLIETHVHADHLSAAPYLQQKLGGKIGIGSDITTVQTTFAGIFNEGADFLHDGSQFDHLFTDGEQFTVGNMTCTALHTPGHTPACFTHVLGDAVFVGDTLFMPDAGTARADFPGGDAGILFDSIQKILALPDDNRIFMCHDYCPNGRELEYQTTVKQQREHNIHIKQDISKAAFVELRETRDKTLAMPRLILPSLQINMRAGHMPEPEENGLSYLKIPLNAFK; this is encoded by the coding sequence ATGACAACGAATCATACAACACAACCCAATGTTGCGGCTTTTTTCGACAAAGACTCCAACACCTTTTCTTACGTTGTAAAAGACCCTACTTCTTCAAGCTGCGCCATCGTCGACAGCGTGCTGGACTTTGACTACGCCTCCGGCGGCACGTTCAACAAAAGTGCTGATGAGATCGTTACTTACGTCACCGATCATAAGCTCAGCGTAGAATGGTTAATTGAGACCCACGTTCACGCTGATCACCTTTCTGCCGCCCCTTATTTACAGCAGAAACTGGGTGGAAAAATAGGCATTGGCTCCGACATCACAACCGTACAAACGACCTTTGCGGGTATTTTCAATGAAGGCGCCGACTTTTTGCATGATGGCTCTCAGTTTGATCATCTTTTTACTGATGGCGAACAATTTACTGTTGGCAACATGACGTGCACGGCTTTGCATACTCCTGGGCACACACCGGCTTGCTTCACCCATGTTTTAGGGGATGCCGTATTTGTCGGCGACACTCTATTTATGCCTGACGCAGGAACCGCCCGTGCAGATTTCCCCGGCGGCGACGCGGGCATTTTGTTTGATTCTATTCAAAAAATCCTCGCGTTACCTGATGATAATCGCATTTTCATGTGCCATGACTATTGCCCAAATGGTCGCGAACTGGAGTACCAAACCACCGTTAAACAGCAACGCGAGCACAACATTCACATTAAACAAGACATCAGCAAGGCCGCGTTTGTTGAGCTACGTGAAACACGCGATAAAACCTTGGCCATGCCTCGCTTGATATTACCGTCTTTGCAAATCAACATGCGCGCTGGCCACATGCCAGAGCCCGAAGAAAACGGCTTGTCTTACTTAAAAATCCCGTTGAATGCGTTTAAGTAA
- a CDS encoding bifunctional protein tyrosine phosphatase family protein/NAD(P)/FAD-dependent oxidoreductase: MIRKHITEKYSVSEQITLGDIDTLAVSGVTLIICNRPDEEESEQLTFADIAAYAKTKNIEALHIPFAGGQMTASDVVEMKLGLKDANNVHAYCRSGNRSTLIWQAVQDLPSSEQTSISQTSTTSATHYDVVIVGAGTAGISTAASLLKRQPNLNICLVDPAENHYYQPGWTLVGGGVFKAAKTRRNMADVIPSGTKWLKESVQSFSPDLNQVSLQNGQLLSYDFLVVAAGIQLNWNAIEGLTETLGRNGVTSNYRYDLAPYTWELVQNLKGGNAIFTQPPMPIKCAGAPQKAMYLSCDHWLKNRRQKDISVSFYNAGAVLFGVAAYVPALQSYIEKYQVNTHFSHNLVKVDGPNKLAYFATTDQDGEPTIIEQAFDMLHVCPSQSAPDFIRNSPLVDAAGWVDVDKETLQHTTYKNVWSLGDVSNSPNAKTMAAVRKQAPIAAHNIIEAMKGREANAVYDGYGSCPLTVERGKIVLAEFGFGGKLLPTFPKWLNNGTKPTYLAWVLKEDLLPPFYWHGMLKGHEWFVAPTLRK, encoded by the coding sequence ATGATACGTAAACACATTACTGAAAAATACTCTGTATCAGAACAAATCACCCTAGGCGACATAGATACACTGGCCGTTTCTGGCGTGACCTTGATCATTTGTAACCGTCCAGATGAAGAAGAAAGCGAGCAACTGACTTTTGCTGACATCGCCGCCTACGCCAAAACAAAAAACATCGAGGCCCTGCACATTCCTTTTGCGGGCGGGCAAATGACAGCGTCGGATGTCGTTGAAATGAAGCTAGGCCTTAAAGACGCCAACAACGTGCACGCTTATTGCCGTTCGGGTAATCGCTCAACGCTCATTTGGCAAGCCGTTCAAGACTTGCCCAGCTCAGAACAAACCAGCATAAGCCAAACCAGCACAACGTCAGCGACACATTACGATGTGGTCATTGTAGGAGCCGGCACCGCTGGCATTTCCACCGCGGCGAGCTTACTCAAACGCCAACCCAACTTAAACATTTGCTTGGTTGATCCTGCTGAAAACCATTATTATCAGCCGGGCTGGACACTGGTAGGTGGCGGTGTTTTTAAAGCCGCCAAAACTCGTCGTAACATGGCCGACGTAATCCCGAGTGGAACCAAATGGTTAAAAGAGTCTGTGCAATCATTTTCGCCGGATCTCAACCAAGTATCCCTGCAAAACGGCCAACTACTTTCTTATGATTTTCTTGTCGTTGCCGCTGGCATCCAGCTTAACTGGAATGCCATTGAAGGGCTAACAGAGACCTTAGGGCGCAATGGCGTCACCTCTAATTATCGTTATGATTTGGCACCATATACCTGGGAACTCGTGCAAAACCTAAAAGGGGGCAACGCCATATTTACTCAGCCGCCAATGCCAATTAAATGCGCTGGCGCACCGCAAAAAGCCATGTATTTGTCTTGTGATCACTGGCTAAAAAACCGTCGCCAAAAAGACATTTCAGTGTCATTTTATAACGCTGGCGCTGTGCTGTTTGGTGTCGCGGCTTACGTTCCTGCTTTACAGAGCTATATCGAAAAATATCAGGTTAATACGCATTTCAGCCATAACTTGGTCAAAGTCGATGGTCCGAATAAATTGGCTTACTTTGCCACCACCGATCAAGATGGTGAACCCACTATTATCGAACAAGCCTTCGATATGTTGCACGTTTGCCCATCACAAAGCGCCCCTGATTTTATCCGCAACAGCCCCTTGGTCGATGCGGCCGGCTGGGTCGATGTAGACAAAGAAACCCTGCAACATACTACCTACAAAAACGTCTGGTCACTGGGCGATGTCTCAAACAGTCCGAATGCGAAAACGATGGCGGCTGTGCGCAAGCAAGCACCCATCGCTGCACATAACATCATTGAAGCGATGAAAGGACGTGAAGCCAACGCGGTTTATGACGGTTATGGCTCCTGCCCTCTCACTGTAGAGCGCGGTAAAATTGTCTTGGCGGAATTTGGTTTTGGCGGCAAATTGCTCCCTACTTTTCCAAAGTGGCTCAATAATGGTACCAAACCGACGTACCTTGCCTGGGTGTTAAAAGAAGACTTGCTGCCTCCGTTCTACTGGCATGGCATGTTAAAAGGCCATGAATGGTTTGTTGCCCCTACCTTACGCAAATAA